ACTGCAGAAGCTTTACTATTCCCACACATTTGATGGGGACCAGGCATTTGTCGTCTTTGGGAAAACAGATGGCGAAACCTTTTTAGACCTCAATGCCTTTGCCAATGATTCGAGGACTCAGTTCATCGGTCAGCCGCTGGTGGACAACCCTGTTCTGGATGATGAAGATGAATATGCCCCGTTCATCGCCGTCGGCGGGACCCCGTCAAAGGACCTCCACCTGCTGTTGCTCGGCCAGTCGTCTTCCCATCCCATGAATGATAACGTGGCCGCAAAAAGCGTGTGGGAGCAGATGCTGAAAGGTCCCTTTGTGGCAGGACAGGCCGCCTTCACCCCCGGCATACAGGGCCTCGGCGGGCACTATCGGCTCTATGGCTGGGTCAAATCCTATGATCACCCCAGACTCGCCGCGCCAGGATACGAAAAAGGATGGGGAATCGGCATGAGCGTCGACCAATACGTCGCCCCCGATTTCGGTGTGTTCGCCCGCCTGGCATATCAGAACCGGGACGTCTATGAAACGCCCTGGTTCTGGTCGGCCGGGACCCGCGTCACCGGCCTCCTGCCGGGACGGGAAGCCGATATTTTCGGTTTCGGCATATCAGGTCTCAAGGCCAACCCGGACACGCCCCATCAGGGAACGGAGATACACCTGGAAACCTATTATCGGATTCGGCTCTCCAAGCACTTCTTCATCTCCCCGGACCTCCAGTATGTCATGAATCCTTTGGGAAACAATGATGAAACCGCCATCTTTGCCGCCATGCTGCGGGGTGAGTTCCGCTTTTAGCGCATCGGCGTCAAACAAATATGAATTCCTCTCCGATGCTATGGCAGCGGAAAGCCTAGCCACCCGTTTCTGGTGGCGGGATGGACAGAAATGGCGGCGCTTGCATGAAAACCCCAATAAATATTCGTGCCCGCAGTCTTCGCATTTGACCCTCGCGAAGCCGTTATGGTTGATGCCGCAGTCCAGGAAACGGTAGATCACCTGTTTCACATAGGGCCGGAAAAACCCGTGCTGGGTAGCGAACCGCTCGCCATAGACCTGCTCCAGCACCTCAAAGTTATCCTCAACACACTGATAGTATCGCCCTGCATCAGCCCCTGATAGGCAAGATCGAGCGAGGATACGTACTGACTATTTGTATTTTTTTAAATCATACTTTTCAGCCAATGCAGACCTTTCATCATCAGGAAGAGATTCCATATACCTTTTCCATCCGGGACACCAACTAATGTGCCATTTCCATAACCGGCCTAAAATTGATTTGGAATTATTGTCATATTTTGCCCTAAAGCTACATTTTTCGCAGTCGTTCGAAGACATCAGGCGTTCTCCTTATTCTTGACAACATCAATCCATTTATTGAATCGAACCTATGTCACCAGTGAGGTACGCAGTTCCTCCACCCCGGGGTGTTTCCAGTCCCGCTGGCGTCGGTAGTTGGGATGAGGCTCGAATGGGCGAATGCAATCTTCCAGCAGCTCCCCCAGAATCTTTATTCGATCCAATGGACCCTCACCCAGGCCGCCCGCGATGGCGTGGTGGAGATAGCCTACTTCCAGGGGGTCGAAACCCATAATGCGAGTGCCAATGCTGTCAGCGGCTATGAAATCAGTTGAAGCCACTGCGAGACGGAGATCCACTGGTTTTCCCTGTGTTGGCCCCGGCCCTTCCATGGCCGTGAAACCGTCCAGAATTGCCAGGTGAGGGGGAAAACTTCTGGCGATGAGAAAGAGATTGTAATTCAAGGTGGGGTAGGTTTGATGCATGGTTACCTTGTCGCTTCGCAGAATATATTTTACTACCCAGCCCATGCCTCGGGGATATACGGCATTCTTTGGCCGAACCCAGTGGCTCAGCCTGTGCGACAGCCTATCCAGATTTGCTATCCCCCGGCTTATCAGACTGCCCATCACCAGATTTTTTAACGATAAAGTGACGATTACCGCATCGTGGGTCTTCATCGGGGTCAGGGAGATGCGACAATCGCTTTCCGCTACGGTTTGGGCAAAGCGCAGTGTTATGGGCTGCAAGTCCCTATTTACAACTTTGACTTCAACCCAACGGTCCCGGTTAAGCTCCACCAACCGCGCCCCATAACGCTTGGCCACCTTGGCCAGTCCATAAACCTCAAACCCTTTTATTGAATCGGCATGGGCAGAGCCTTCAGCCACCACAATCTCCCTGTCCGTACGCTGGCGGATAAATTCCAACACCGCATCGAGGGCTTCGGGATGGGTCCCAGACAGGGGCTTGGTCACCGAAACCATGTTAGGTTTGACCACAATGCGTTCCCCTAAGCGGATCTGCCCCTCTATAAGCTCAAGAGCCCTGAGGATATTCCGCCGCCGATCATCACCCCTTACCAAGGCAACATCCGACATGATGCCAAGTCCTTATCCAAAGAGTATTTCATGGAAATTTTGTCTGTCATATCATCATAATCGCGTGGTGGACTTCACCTGGATGCCGCTCATAGGCCTTTCCTGGCGTTCATCACTGGCCGTCAGAACGCCCATGAGGCCCTGCCAAGAGATCATCTCTAATGATGCGCCTTGAAGAGGAGTGCGTTTGATCTTATCTCCAGATCCCCTCTCTAATATCAAGATTCGTTTCCCGAATCTGCTCAGTTCATGAGTTGCCGACGCGGCCCCCGGGCCCGGAGCCAATGATGATCACGTCAAATGGGGTGTTCTTTGGCGCATTCGTAGAGGTCCTCTATCAGATACCGACCCAGACATCAGTTATGAGTGAAGGGTCTGTCCCGAACTCCCAAGATAAACCGGCGCTTAAACTATTGCATCTGACGAGCCTGCAGAACCAATATATCATAAAGGCACCAATCAGATATGGATTGGATTCTGTAAATAATTTACCATAGGCCGCAGGCAACTGCAAACCGTTTGAGTCGGGACAGGCAGAGGACTTTGTTTGATTACTATGAGCGCCTGGCTGGGGTCATGGCAAGGTGGGTCAAACATTGTGTACCCCCAGGAGTTACCATCTGGATAACTCACAGATTCAGCACCGCCCAAAACGTGACATATCTGCCATATCAGCGTTTGTAAGGTAAATATTATGGAATATCAGTCGGATATACCTTATGAGACAGTAGGTTATGCCGGTGTGATTGGGGAAATCGCTGCTCCAACGCAACCAGAGGGCCTTTCACCGCTCATCAATGGAAATAAGGCTATGGTAAAGATTAGGCTTGCGATATCGAAATAGATGGCCTCATCGACAGGACCATGAAGGTCCAAAGCCACGCTGTGGCCATCTAAATGATAATAGACAATACTCCCGTGATGATTATTTTAAGATAAAGAGGATCAAAGGGGTTACTGGTTGGAGCAAACCCGAAATTATATTGATTTTACAACCGAGACGAGGAGATACACATACAGAACTTGTTACTTGAAATATTCCGGAAAAGCTTGGCAAGATTTCTGCTTGAGTCCGACAGCTGTTCTTTAAATACTGCGTTAACGCCTCCTTGTTGAGCGGGAGAGAAAGGTGGTGCCCTCATGTCAAAAATACTAATCGTAGAGAGCTACCCCCATCTGGCTTCCTTGTATCGTGAGGTCCTTTTCGAGGAT
The Deltaproteobacteria bacterium genome window above contains:
- a CDS encoding carbohydrate porin; amino-acid sequence: MMALCGILLHLTAGSLSFAQSGEENRGFEKWDVCFPQSLEQYLSETVTFHGSVVGYYQQYANATLENQGHKENFTACISPQLIGVWKPTAQGTLHVRLRYTNNRVDLAQEGIVLANLLETNVGDKDNGRLRLQKLYYSHTFDGDQAFVVFGKTDGETFLDLNAFANDSRTQFIGQPLVDNPVLDDEDEYAPFIAVGGTPSKDLHLLLLGQSSSHPMNDNVAAKSVWEQMLKGPFVAGQAAFTPGIQGLGGHYRLYGWVKSYDHPRLAAPGYEKGWGIGMSVDQYVAPDFGVFARLAYQNRDVYETPWFWSAGTRVTGLLPGREADIFGFGISGLKANPDTPHQGTEIHLETYYRIRLSKHFFISPDLQYVMNPLGNNDETAIFAAMLRGEFRF
- a CDS encoding DUF362 domain-containing protein; its protein translation is MSDVALVRGDDRRRNILRALELIEGQIRLGERIVVKPNMVSVTKPLSGTHPEALDAVLEFIRQRTDREIVVAEGSAHADSIKGFEVYGLAKVAKRYGARLVELNRDRWVEVKVVNRDLQPITLRFAQTVAESDCRISLTPMKTHDAVIVTLSLKNLVMGSLISRGIANLDRLSHRLSHWVRPKNAVYPRGMGWVVKYILRSDKVTMHQTYPTLNYNLFLIARSFPPHLAILDGFTAMEGPGPTQGKPVDLRLAVASTDFIAADSIGTRIMGFDPLEVGYLHHAIAGGLGEGPLDRIKILGELLEDCIRPFEPHPNYRRQRDWKHPGVEELRTSLVT